From Leifsonia sp. fls2-241-R2A-40a, one genomic window encodes:
- a CDS encoding signal peptidase I, whose protein sequence is MKHAKTKSLLEYLGIGLSAGLLGLVILVALAAIVVPKVAGATPATILTSSMEPTLPPGTLVIVKPVPLHQIRIGDVMTYQLRSGDPAVVSHRVVAITRSTTGGLTFTTKGDNNAEKDAPVIPAQVRGVVWYSVPLLGFVNSAIDHGQRSWIVPALGVLLLLYSGYMILRAALAPTPSRRRAHSAAATSGDDPGRPLDARPEVGTAPGSPL, encoded by the coding sequence ATGAAACACGCGAAGACGAAGTCCCTGCTCGAGTACCTCGGCATCGGGCTGAGTGCAGGGCTCCTGGGCCTCGTCATCCTGGTCGCACTCGCCGCCATCGTGGTACCGAAGGTCGCCGGGGCGACGCCCGCGACCATCCTGACCAGCTCGATGGAGCCGACGCTTCCGCCCGGCACCCTGGTCATCGTGAAGCCGGTGCCGCTACACCAGATCCGCATCGGCGACGTCATGACCTACCAGCTCCGCTCCGGCGACCCGGCCGTCGTCTCACACCGCGTGGTCGCGATCACCCGGTCCACGACCGGGGGCCTCACGTTCACCACCAAGGGAGACAACAACGCGGAGAAGGATGCCCCGGTCATCCCGGCCCAGGTCCGCGGGGTCGTCTGGTACAGCGTGCCTCTGCTGGGCTTTGTGAACAGCGCCATCGACCACGGGCAGCGCTCGTGGATCGTGCCGGCCCTGGGGGTGCTGCTCCTGCTCTACTCGGGTTACATGATCCTCCGCGCCGCACTGGCGCCCACCCCTTCGCGGCGGCGGGCGCATTCCGCTGCGGCCACCAGCGGCGATGACCCCGGACGCCCTCTCGACGCGCGACCCGAAGTGGGGACTGCCCCGGGGTCCCCGCTGTGA
- a CDS encoding aquaporin has translation MDEQARQGVALRFERWFELEVVAPMADFQNPRQEWRRLFSELYGTFLLVIVAAGGGMMSQAFPGTISRTAAVVAPGLMVLGIILFMGKVSGAHLNPAVTLAFAARGDFPWRRVPAYIVVQLAGATFAAWLLHAIIGVSAKYGSNYPAPGYSSFQAFWMEALLTLGLVSVILGTASGAQNVGVIGAVGVGSYIALAGLWGSPISGTSMNPARTFGPDLASLDFRDYWVYVAGPLAGAAVAVLLAFVLRGYGGGLSGSAAAQGDLGTQAGRPGQL, from the coding sequence ATGGACGAGCAGGCCAGGCAGGGTGTCGCACTACGTTTCGAGCGGTGGTTCGAGCTCGAAGTGGTCGCACCGATGGCGGATTTTCAGAACCCGCGACAGGAGTGGCGCCGGCTCTTCTCCGAGCTGTACGGGACGTTCCTGCTGGTGATCGTCGCGGCGGGCGGCGGAATGATGAGCCAGGCGTTCCCGGGCACGATCAGCCGGACGGCCGCGGTGGTGGCGCCCGGACTGATGGTGCTGGGGATCATCCTCTTCATGGGCAAGGTCTCCGGTGCCCATCTGAACCCCGCCGTGACGCTGGCATTCGCAGCGCGCGGTGACTTCCCGTGGCGCAGGGTGCCCGCCTACATCGTCGTGCAGCTGGCCGGAGCGACGTTCGCCGCATGGCTGCTGCATGCGATCATCGGGGTGTCGGCGAAGTACGGGTCCAACTATCCCGCGCCGGGGTACTCGTCCTTCCAAGCCTTCTGGATGGAAGCTCTGCTCACCCTCGGGCTCGTGAGCGTCATCCTCGGCACAGCGTCAGGCGCACAGAACGTCGGTGTCATCGGCGCCGTCGGCGTCGGGTCGTATATCGCGCTGGCGGGGCTGTGGGGCAGCCCCATCTCGGGCACCTCCATGAACCCGGCCCGCACTTTCGGGCCGGACCTCGCCAGTCTCGATTTCCGTGACTACTGGGTCTATGTCGCGGGGCCGCTCGCGGGTGCGGCCGTCGCCGTACTGCTCGCCTTCGTCCTGCGCGGGTACGGGGGCGGCCTGAGCGGGTCCGCCGCCGCTCAGGGCGATCTCGGCACTCAGGCGGGTCGCCCCGGCCAGCTCTGA